Proteins co-encoded in one Marinobacter qingdaonensis genomic window:
- a CDS encoding DUF6316 family protein, which yields MDVRKGEAERHWFRSDRFELVNGQWYFQTREGSLEGPFDSVREAELELLLYLRHAEDTLFSGAG from the coding sequence ATGGATGTGCGCAAGGGAGAGGCGGAGCGTCACTGGTTTCGCAGTGACCGGTTCGAGTTGGTGAATGGCCAGTGGTATTTCCAGACCCGCGAGGGGTCGCTGGAAGGGCCGTTCGACAGTGTCAGGGAGGCGGAACTGGAATTGTTGCTGTACCTTCGTCACGCCGAGGATACCCTGTTCAGCGGGGCCGGCTGA
- the speE gene encoding polyamine aminopropyltransferase, with product MTALNDGWFTEVFQDQGTAFSLQVKRKLHEEQTPFQKLEIYETETFGNLMVLDGCVMLTTRDNFLYHEMMTHPALFTHKDPKKVVIVGGGDCGTLKEVLKHPGVEEAWQVEIDERVTRMSEKYFPELCESNDDPRANFFFGDGIQWIRDIEPNSLDLIIIDSTDPVGPAEGLFALDFYRDAMLALREGGLIVQQSESPLLHTDTIIKSIHDDMRQAGFDHIQTLPFPQPVYPTGWWSCTMAGKNKPVRYFREEDVDNRPFVTRYYNAGIHHGALAMPQFMVDALEDEVRPEEG from the coding sequence ATGACGGCATTGAACGACGGCTGGTTTACCGAAGTATTCCAGGATCAGGGAACGGCGTTTTCCCTGCAGGTGAAGCGCAAGCTGCACGAGGAGCAGACCCCCTTCCAGAAGCTGGAAATCTACGAGACCGAGACCTTCGGCAATCTGATGGTGCTGGACGGCTGCGTGATGCTCACCACCCGGGACAACTTCCTGTACCACGAGATGATGACCCACCCGGCCCTGTTTACCCACAAGGACCCGAAGAAAGTGGTCATTGTTGGCGGCGGTGACTGCGGCACCCTGAAGGAGGTGCTCAAGCATCCGGGTGTGGAAGAGGCCTGGCAGGTGGAAATCGACGAGCGGGTGACCCGCATGTCCGAGAAGTATTTCCCGGAGCTGTGCGAATCCAACGACGACCCCAGGGCCAACTTCTTCTTTGGTGACGGCATCCAGTGGATTCGCGACATCGAGCCCAACAGCCTGGACCTCATCATCATCGATAGCACCGACCCGGTGGGACCGGCGGAGGGGCTGTTCGCCCTCGACTTCTACCGGGACGCCATGCTGGCCCTGCGCGAGGGCGGTCTGATTGTGCAGCAAAGCGAGTCACCGCTGCTGCACACCGACACCATTATCAAGTCCATCCACGACGACATGCGCCAGGCCGGGTTTGACCACATCCAGACCCTGCCGTTCCCGCAGCCGGTGTACCCGACGGGCTGGTGGAGTTGCACCATGGCGGGCAAGAACAAGCCGGTGCGTTACTTCCGGGAGGAGGACGTCGACAACCGGCCCTTTGTCACCCGCTACTACAACGCCGGCATCCATCACGGTGCCCTGGCCATGCCCCAGTTCATGGTCGATGCCCTGGAGGATGAAGTGCGCCCCGAGGAGGGCTGA
- the speA gene encoding biosynthetic arginine decarboxylase: MSEASGTAAHKVYNIAHWSDGYIGVNDRGEVLIRPDRGHSQARINLPDLTRSLVDAGVQLPVLIRFTDILHDRVNKLCGAFNKVAGDQGYQGRYTAVYPIKVNQQRRVVEELLAAEPAASQGQVGLEAGSKPELMAVLALSRRPGSVIVCNGYKDREYIRLALIGQKLGHRVFIVVEKQSELPLILAEAKSLGVSPLIGVRARLATIGKGNWQNTGGEKSKFGLSASQVLDVVQTLREANALDTLQLLHFHLGSQIANIRDIQTGLRECARFYSELRQLGAPIGTVDIGGGLGVDYEGTRSRSSCSMNYGVHEYAYNVMHILQSECDRHGIPHPDLISESGRALTAHHSVLVTNVIDREVPDNRSPQAPTDEAAAPLHDLWRDLQSLEDADTPRSLAEIYHDVLHAMSDVHAQFAHGVLSLQERAQAETLYTRCCRLLRGQLDNANRAHREIIDELNEKLAEKLFVNFSLFQSLPDVWGIDQIFPVMPINGLDRPLNRRAVIQDITCDSDGRIDQYVDGQGTETTLPLPDHDAGEPLLMGFFMTGAYQEILGDMHNLFGDTHSVDVRLNADGGFETGTPITGDTVAKVLRYVNFEPAALLRAYQDKFEASELAPDTQTDLLSELTAGLEGYTYLEH, encoded by the coding sequence ATGAGCGAAGCCAGCGGCACCGCTGCCCACAAGGTTTACAACATCGCCCACTGGAGTGACGGCTACATTGGCGTCAACGACCGGGGTGAGGTCCTGATTCGCCCGGATCGGGGCCATAGCCAGGCCCGCATCAATCTGCCGGACCTGACTCGCTCACTGGTCGACGCCGGCGTCCAGCTGCCGGTGCTGATCCGCTTCACCGACATCCTGCACGACCGGGTCAACAAACTGTGCGGCGCGTTCAACAAAGTCGCCGGCGACCAGGGCTACCAGGGCCGCTACACCGCGGTCTACCCGATCAAGGTGAACCAGCAGCGCCGGGTGGTGGAGGAACTGCTGGCGGCGGAACCGGCAGCCAGCCAGGGCCAGGTCGGTCTCGAGGCGGGCAGCAAGCCGGAGCTCATGGCCGTGCTGGCGCTGTCCCGGCGGCCGGGCTCGGTGATTGTCTGCAATGGCTACAAGGATCGCGAGTACATTCGCCTGGCCCTGATCGGCCAGAAACTCGGCCATCGGGTGTTCATCGTGGTCGAGAAGCAGTCGGAACTGCCGCTGATCCTGGCCGAAGCCAAGAGCCTGGGCGTATCGCCGCTGATCGGCGTGCGCGCTCGCCTGGCCACCATCGGCAAGGGCAACTGGCAGAACACCGGCGGCGAAAAATCCAAGTTTGGGCTGTCCGCCAGCCAGGTGCTGGACGTGGTGCAGACCCTGCGCGAGGCCAATGCCCTGGACACCCTGCAACTGCTGCACTTCCACTTGGGCTCGCAGATCGCCAACATCCGCGACATCCAGACCGGCCTGCGCGAGTGCGCCCGCTTCTACAGCGAACTGCGCCAGCTGGGCGCCCCGATCGGCACGGTCGACATCGGCGGTGGTCTGGGCGTTGACTACGAGGGCACCCGCTCCCGCAGCAGCTGCTCAATGAACTACGGGGTGCACGAGTACGCCTACAACGTCATGCACATCCTGCAGAGTGAATGTGACCGCCACGGCATTCCCCACCCCGACCTGATCAGCGAATCCGGCCGGGCCCTGACCGCCCACCACTCGGTGCTGGTCACCAACGTGATTGACCGCGAGGTGCCCGACAACCGCTCGCCCCAGGCCCCGACCGACGAGGCGGCGGCACCGCTGCACGACCTCTGGCGCGACCTGCAGAGCCTGGAGGACGCCGACACGCCGCGCTCGCTGGCGGAAATCTACCACGACGTGTTGCACGCCATGAGCGACGTCCACGCCCAGTTTGCCCACGGAGTCCTGAGCCTGCAGGAACGGGCCCAGGCGGAAACCCTGTACACCCGCTGCTGTCGCCTGCTTCGAGGCCAGCTCGACAATGCCAACCGGGCGCACCGGGAAATCATCGACGAGCTGAATGAAAAACTGGCGGAGAAACTGTTCGTAAATTTCTCGCTGTTCCAGTCCCTGCCCGATGTCTGGGGCATCGACCAGATCTTCCCGGTCATGCCCATCAACGGCCTGGACCGCCCTCTTAACCGGCGCGCGGTGATCCAGGACATCACCTGCGACTCCGACGGGCGCATCGACCAGTACGTCGACGGTCAGGGCACGGAAACCACCCTGCCACTGCCGGACCATGACGCCGGCGAGCCCCTGCTCATGGGTTTCTTCATGACCGGGGCCTACCAGGAGATCCTGGGGGACATGCACAACCTGTTCGGCGACACCCACTCGGTGGATGTCCGACTGAATGCGGACGGCGGCTTCGAGACCGGCACCCCGATCACCGGCGACACCGTGGCCAAGGTCCTGCGCTATGTGAACTTCGAACCGGCGGCCCTGCTTCGGGCCTATCAGGACAAGTTCGAGGCCAGCGAACTGGCCCCGGATACCCAGACCGATCTGCTGTCGGAACTGACCGCGGGCCTGGAAGGCTACACCTACCTGGAACACTGA
- a CDS encoding sigma-70 family RNA polymerase sigma factor, giving the protein MSTLEKKPTGTEGRKDPWSQLLQKVGKNQDREAYHALFEHFGPQIKYYAMANGLASHAEELVQEVFVSIWRRSCLYDWRKAAASTWIFTIARNQRIDMLRKMQRTSAEMAVETEDLWQIPGENENEPVTSLHRLMSERRIRESLSHLPEEQITVIAKVYMENKSHQMVADELDIPLGTVKSRVRLALNKLKVILQDQNV; this is encoded by the coding sequence GTGAGCACGCTGGAGAAGAAGCCCACCGGTACCGAAGGTCGAAAGGACCCCTGGAGTCAGCTGCTTCAGAAAGTGGGCAAGAATCAGGATCGTGAGGCTTACCACGCTCTGTTCGAGCATTTCGGGCCTCAGATCAAGTACTACGCCATGGCAAATGGGCTGGCCAGTCACGCCGAAGAGCTGGTCCAGGAAGTGTTTGTGTCCATCTGGCGCCGCTCCTGTCTGTACGACTGGCGCAAGGCTGCCGCATCGACCTGGATCTTCACGATTGCGCGGAACCAGCGCATCGACATGCTCCGGAAGATGCAGCGCACCAGCGCCGAAATGGCGGTTGAAACCGAGGATCTGTGGCAGATCCCGGGTGAGAACGAAAACGAACCGGTAACGTCGCTGCATCGTCTGATGTCCGAGCGGCGCATCCGCGAGTCGCTCAGTCATCTGCCTGAAGAGCAGATCACGGTGATTGCCAAGGTGTATATGGAGAACAAATCCCACCAGATGGTGGCGGACGAACTCGACATTCCCCTTGGCACGGTAAAGAGCCGGGTTCGCCTGGCTCTGAATAAATTGAAAGTGATTTTGCAGGACCAGAACGTATGA
- a CDS encoding ChrR family anti-sigma-E factor, with translation MTRHHPDSLSLMEYSAGNLSEPHALCIRLHLDECPQCRSRVDTLDSLGAVMMEQQPKVTVSDSIFDAILSKIDSAPSEADLPSMAASAAAKLGPLQKLLGEDINKLPWKRQLGDVSVLDISDRFPGQREQVVLQKLAAGGKAPAHTHRGEETTIVLQGAFADQKGVFNQWDFVVLTDQDEHKPVAVGCEDCITLSVLSAPVKLTGTFTRMLNPFIR, from the coding sequence ATGACACGGCATCATCCCGACAGCCTGAGTTTGATGGAATACAGCGCAGGCAACCTGAGCGAACCCCACGCTCTGTGCATCCGGCTGCACCTGGACGAGTGTCCTCAGTGTCGCAGTCGTGTCGATACGCTCGACAGTCTGGGTGCGGTCATGATGGAACAGCAGCCCAAGGTGACGGTGTCTGACAGCATTTTCGACGCGATCCTGTCGAAGATTGACAGCGCGCCCTCGGAGGCGGATCTGCCGTCCATGGCCGCCTCGGCCGCGGCCAAGCTGGGCCCCTTGCAGAAACTCCTGGGCGAGGACATCAACAAGCTGCCGTGGAAGCGGCAACTGGGTGATGTCAGCGTGCTGGACATCAGCGATCGCTTCCCCGGCCAGCGCGAACAGGTGGTGTTGCAGAAACTGGCCGCCGGCGGCAAGGCGCCCGCGCACACCCACCGCGGCGAGGAGACCACGATCGTGCTGCAGGGCGCGTTCGCCGACCAGAAAGGCGTCTTCAACCAGTGGGACTTTGTGGTTCTGACCGATCAGGACGAGCACAAACCCGTGGCGGTCGGCTGTGAGGACTGCATCACCCTGTCCGTGCTGAGTGCACCGGTCAAGCTGACAGGCACCTTCACCCGCATGCTGAATCCGTTCATTCGCTGA